The window AAATGCTCGGCCCGGGCCGGGGTCGGAAGCGAGAACGACACGAGCAGCGAGAACGAGAGAAGAACGGAAGCAAAGGACAGCGAGGAACAAGCAGAGAGTCGGACGATCAGGCGGGAGTAGCTCAGCTGGTTAGAGCACGAGCCTTCCAAGCTCGGGGTCGCGGGTTCGAATCCCGTTTCCCGCTCTCGATGCCGCAAGCAGTTTCGCGGCAATCAACAAGGCGGAAAGACCGCGAGGTGTCGTTCCGACGCAGCGAACAGGCCCAGGTAGCTCAGTCGGCAGAGCACGTCCTTGGTAAGGACGAGGTCGGCGGTTCGATCCCGCTCCTGGGCTCGTCGGAAAGGTAGGCGGCGATGAGAGATCTGGTTGGACTCGCGTGCGACGAATGCAAGCGGAAGAACTACACGACGACGCGCAACAAGAAGCGCACCACGGAGAAGCTCTCCATCCAGAAGTACTGCCCGGCCTGCCGGGGCCATCGGCTCCATAAGGAGGTCAAGGTCTGATCGTTGCGCCGCGGCGCTCCGGTGCGCGCGTCGCTGCCGTGACGTGCCGGGACGACGGGCGGCCTTCGGCGTCACTGCCCCGCGGGGGTCAGTAGCTCGAATTGGTTAGAGCACCGGACTCCAAATCCGGGGGTTGCAGGTTCGAATCCTGCCTGGCCCGTCAAGGCGGTCGGCGAGCGCGGCGCCGCGACCGACGCGACAATCACCACGAGCGGACGAACGAACTCGGCACATTCATAAGGGACACGCGAGCGGCGGGAGCGACGCAAGGCGCACATGGCAATGGAGCAGCAATCCGGAGGCAAGCAGCCTCAGCAAGGCGGACTGGGACAGATCACCACCGTCGTCCCGCGGTCGATCGAGTTCGTCAAGGAGGCGTGGCAGGAGCTCAAGAAGGTCCACTGGCCGACGCGTAAGGAAACCTACTCCGCGACGGTGATCGTCATCGTCGCGGTCGTGATCGTGGCCACGTTCCTCGGGCTCGTCGACTTCGCCCTCTCGTTCGCGATGCAATACATCATGGGTCAGGAATGAGCGAGACGAAGGCTGCCGCAGGCGACCTGACTCCGCGCTGGTACGTCGTCCACACCTACTCGGGTTACGAGGCCAAGGTGAAGGCGTCGCTCGACGAGCGTCGCCGGGGCGAGCTGGCGAAGAAGAAGGCAGATCTCGCCGCGCTCGAAGCGAAGTCCGACAAGACGGACAAGGATCTTGCGGCGATCGCGGACCTGAAGCGCGCGATCGAGCAGCTCGAGTCCTTCCGTGAGGTGCTCGTCCCGTCCGAGAAAGTCGTCGAGCTCGTCAAGGGTCAGCGACGGACGTCGACCAGGAAGTTCTTTCCGGGCTACATCCTGGTCAATATCGGCATCCTCGGCGACTACATCAAAGGTTTCATCAAGTCGACGCCGCGGGTGACCGGCTTCGTCGGTGGCACGGACGATCCGCCTGCGATCAGCGAGGCCGAGGTCCGCGAGATCACGCAGCAGATGGAAGAGGGCGCCGTCAAGCCCAAGGTCCTGTTCGAGGCTGGCGAGAGCGTCAAGGTCATCGACGGACCGTTCCAGGACTTCAACGGCGTCGTCGAAGAGGTCAAGCCCGACAAGGGCAAGCTGCGGGTGCTGATCAGCATCTTCGGCCGCGCGACGCCCGTCGAGCTCGACTTCATCCAGGTCGAGAAGGCTTAGGGGAGGCGTCGTGGCAAAGAAGGTTATCGCCGAGGTCAAGCTCCAGATTCCCGCCGGCGGGGCGAACCCGAGCCCGCCGGTCGGTCCGGCGCTCGGCCAGCGCGGCGTTAACATCATGGAGTTCTGCAAGGCGTTCAACGCGCAGACCCAGGCTCAGGCCGGGCTCATCATCCCGGTCATCATCACGGTCTACGCGGACCGCTCCTTCACGTTCGTCACCAAGACGCCGCCCGCCGCGGTGCTGCTGAAGAAGGCGGCGGGCATCGAGAAGGGCTCGGGCGAGCCGCGCCGCAAGATGGTCGGCAAGGTGACCAGGGAGCAGGTGCGCGACATCGCGAAGCTCAAGATGCCCGATCTGGCGGTGAACTCGCTCGAAGCGGCCGAGCGCACCATCGCCGGCACCGCGCGCTCGATCGGGCTCGAGATCGTGGACTGATCATGGCGAAGAAGCACAGCAAGAGGCACCGGAACGCCGTCGCGAAGGTCGACCGCGAGAAGCGCTACGCGCTCGCGGACGCGCTGAAGCTCGCGCTCGAGACCGACCCCGCCAAGTTCGACGAGACGGTCGAGCTCGCGGTGCGGCTCGGCGTCGACCCGCGTCAAGCAGATCAGAACGTCCGCGGTACGACGCAGCTGCCGCACGGCACCGGCAAGACGGTTCGCGTGCTGGTGTTCGCGAAGGGCGAGAAGGCGCGTGAGGCGCAGGAGGCGGGCGCCGATTACGTCGGCGCCGACGATCTCGCCGCCAAGATCACCAACGAGAACTGGCTCGAGTTCGACAGCGCGATCGCGACCCCCGACATGATGGGCGTGGTCGGCAAGCTCGGTAAGGTGCTCGGTCCGCGCGGCCTGATGCCGAACCCGAAGGTCGGCACGGTGACCATGGACGTCGCGAAGGCGGTCCGCGACATCAAGGCCGGTAAGGTCGAGTACCGCGTCGAGAAGGCCGGCATCGTGCACGTGCCGATCGGCAAGCGCTCCTTCGGCGCGGAGAAGCTGCTCGACAACGCGAACGCCGTGCTCGAGAGCCTGATCCGCGCCAAGCCGGCGGCGGCGAAGGGCACGTACCTGCGCTCGATCGCGGTGTCGACGACGATGGGGCCCGGGATCAAGGTCGACCCGCTGAGCACCAAGGTAGCCGCCTGAACACGAGGGCCACGAAGCCGTGATCTCGCAAAGCAAACCAGAAATCGTAAAGAGCCTGAAGGAGCGCCTCGAGCGCGCTTCGGTCGCGGTCCTCACCGAGCCGCGCGGTCTGACGGTCTCGCAGGTCACCAAGCTGCGGACCAAGATCCGCGAGCTCTCGGGCGAGTACAAGGTCGCGAAGAACACCCTCGCGATCCGCGCGGTGCAGGGCACCTCGTTCGAGGGGCTCGCGCCGCTGCTCGAAGGCCCGACCGCGCTCGTGTTCGGCTACGGCGACCCGATCGCCGTCATCAAGGAGATCGTCGAATACTCCGGGCAGAACGCGGAGAAGCTGTCGGTCAAGGGCGCCGTCCTCGACGGACAGCTCTTCGCGCGCGACGACGTGGCCGCGCTGGCGAAGCTCGCCGGCAAGGACCAGCTCCGGGCGCAGCTGCTCGGCGTCCTCCTGGCGCCGGCGAGCAAGCTCGTCCGGACGCTCAATGAGCCCGGTGCGGCGCTCGCCCGTTTGCTGGCGGCCCGCGCAGAGAAGGGAGCGCCCGCGGAGTGACCGCGTAGGCTTGGCGACACGACGGCGGGGCGGCGGACGCTCCCGCTCAGTTTCGAGGAGAAGGTATGGCCATCACGGCAGAAAAGATGAACGAGCTCATTGACACCCTCTCGGGGTTGACCATCCTGGAGGTATCCCAGCTGGTCAAGTCGCTCGAGGAGAAGTGGGGCGTGTCGGCGGCGGCCCCGGTCGCCGTCGCTGCGGTCGGCGGCGCTGCTGCCGCGCCGGGCGCTGCGGCCCCTGCCGCGGAGAAGGAGGAGTTCAACGTCATCCTCAAGTCCGCGGGTGACAAGAAGATCCAGGTCATCAAGGTCGTCCGCGAGCTCACGGGCCTGGGCCTGAAGGAGGCCAAGGACCTCGTCGACGGCGCGCCGAAGACCGTGAAGGAAGGCGTGGCGAAGGCCGAGGCCGAGGACATGAAGAAGAAGCTCGAGGAGGCGGGCGGCACTGTCGAGCTGCAGTAGCCTCCGCGCGCCGTCAGGTGCGCAACACAGATTTCGTTCAAATGAAGCCACGAGGCCCGACGGGCCTCGTGTGCCTTTTTGCCAACAGCGTGACCCCTCGATCAGCAGTGCATCGATCGACCTGGTCACGAAGTGACGAGTCAGGGAATGGCGAGGGACGCGGGCTCGACCCGCGGCCCGAGGTCCACCGGGGGAGCCGGGACGCGGCGGCGTAGCGGCCGCGGCGGGCGCCCGACGGGGACAAAAGGGGCATAAATGGCGCAGGTTGCGGACAATTTCCGTCCACGGCGCAACTTCGGAAAGATCAAGAAGGTCGTCGAGATCCCGAACCTCATCGAGATCCAGCGGCGTTCCTACGAGGAGTTTCTGCAGAAGGACGTTCCGCCCGATCAGCGGAAGGACGTCGGTCTGCAGGCCGTGTTCAAGTCCGTCTTCCCGATCAAGGATTTCAACGACACCGCCGAGCTCGACTTCGTCAGCTACTCGATCGGCGAGCCCAAGTTCGACATCGAGGAGTGCCATCAACGCGGCAACAACTACGCTGCGCCGCTGAAGGTCACCGTCCACCTGGTCATCTACGACGTCGATCCGACGACCGGGACGCGCTCGATCAAGAACGTCAAGGAGCAGGAGGTCTACTTCGGCGAGATCCCGCTCATGACGCCGAACGGTACCTTCATGATCAACGGTACCGAGCGCGTCATCGTCTCCCAGCTCCATCGCTCGCCGGGCGTCTTCTTCGACGACGACAAGGGCAAGACGCACGCCTCGGGCAAGCTGCTCTACAAGGCGCGCATCATCCCGTACCGCGGCTCGTGGATCGACTTCGAGTTCGACCCGCGTGACATCATCTACGTCCGCATCGACCGCCGCCGGAAGTTCCACGCGACGGTGCTGCTGCGCGCCCTCGGCATGACGACCGAGGACCTGCTCAACTACTTCTACAAGAAGGACACCATCGTCCTCGACGGCAAGAAGGCGTTCCGCGTCTTCCGTCCGGACCTGCACCTCGGCACCAAGGTCACGCGCGACGTCCGCCATCCCGAGACCAACGAGATCATCGTCAAGGAAGGCCGCAAGCTCACCAAGGGCTCGATCCGGCAGCTCGAGGCGGCCGGCGTCGAGATGCTGCCGATCAACTTCGAGGACATCGTCGGCAAGGTCTCGGCGTACGACATCGCCGATCCCGCGACCGGCGAGGTGCTCGTCGAGTGCAACCAGGAGATCTCGCCCGAGATCCTCGAGAAGCTGCGCGAGCGCGGCATCGAGCGCTTCGACGTCCTGTTCCTCGACCACACCGGCCCGTCGCTGCGCAACACGATGCTGCAGGACAAGATCTCCTCGCCCGACGAGGCGATCATGGAGATCTACAAGCGGCTTCGTCCGGGTGACCCGCCGACCCGCGAGACCGCGCGGACCTTCTTCGACAACCTGTTCTTCAACAAGGACCGCTACGACCTGTCGCGCGTCGGGCGCTTGAAGCTCAACCACAAGCTGCGCCTCAACGCGCCGCTCGAGCAGGGCACGCTGCGCGCCCAGGACATTCTCGAGGTCGTCCGCTACCTGATCGATCTCCGCAACGGCAACGGCACGGTCGACGACATCGACCACCTCGGCAACCGTCGCGTGCGCGCGGTCGGCGAGCTGGTCGAGAACCAGTACCGCATCGGCCTCGTCCGCATGGAGCGCGCCATCAAGGAGCGCATGAGCCTGCAGGACATCGAGACGCTGATGCCGCAGGAGCTCATCAACTACAAGCCGGTCGCCGCGGTCATCAAGGAGTTCTTCGGCTCGTCGCAGCTCTCGCAGTTCATGGATCAGACCAACCCGCTCAGCGAGGTGACGCACAAGCGTCGTCTCTCGGCGCTGGGCCCGGGCGGTCTGACGCGCGAGCGCGCGGGCTTCGAGGTGCGCGACGTCCACCCGACGCACTACGGCCGCGTGTGTCCGATCGAGACGCCGGAAGGTCCGAACATCGGTCTGATCGCGTCGCTGTCGACCTACGCGCGGGTGAACGAGTACGGCTTCGTCGAGACGCCCTACCGCAAGGTCGAGAACGGCCGCGCGACCGACGAGATCCACTATCTCTCGGCGCTCGAGGAAGAGGACCACGTCATCGCGCAGGCGAACGCGCCGCTCGACGCGCAGGGCCGGTTCACCGCGGACATCGTCTCCGCGCGCACCGGCGGCGAGTTCCAGCAGGTCTCGCCGGACCAGGTCGAGTTCATGGACGTGTCGCCGAACCAGCTGGTGTCGGTGGCGGCGTCGCTGATCCCGTTCCTCGAGAACGACGACGCGAACCGCGCGCTCATGGGCTCGAACATGCAGCGTCAGGCGGTGCCGCTGCTGCGCACCGACGCGCCGCTCGTCGGCACCGGGATGGAGAGCACCGTCGCGCGCGACTCGGGCGTCACGGTGCTCGCGAAGCGCGACGGCATCGTGGAGAGCGTCGACGCGACCCGCATCGTCGTGCGCGCGCTCAACCCGCGCAACGACGGCGTCGACACCGGCATCGACATCTTCCCGCTGATCAAGTACCAGCGCTCGAACCAGAGCACCTGCGTCAACCAAAAGCCGATCGTCAAGGTCGGAGATCGGGTCTCCGCGGGTGACGTGCTCGCCGACGGCCCGGCGACCGAGATGGGCGAGCTGGCGCTCGGCCGCAACGTCCTCGTCGCCTTCATGCCGTGGGGCGGCTACAACTTCGAGGACTCGATCCTGATCAGCGAGCGCGTGGTGAAGGAGGACCTCTTCACCTCGGTGCACATCGAGGAGTTCGAGTGCGTCGCGCGCGACACCAAGCTCGGCCCCGAGGACATCACGCGCGACATCCCGAACGTCGGCGAGGAGGCGCTCGCCAACCTCGACGAGTCGGGCATCATTCGCATCGGCGCCGAGGTTCGGCCGGGCGACATCCTGGTCGGCAAGATCACGCCGA is drawn from Candidatus Binatia bacterium and contains these coding sequences:
- the nusG gene encoding transcription termination/antitermination protein NusG, which codes for MTPRWYVVHTYSGYEAKVKASLDERRRGELAKKKADLAALEAKSDKTDKDLAAIADLKRAIEQLESFREVLVPSEKVVELVKGQRRTSTRKFFPGYILVNIGILGDYIKGFIKSTPRVTGFVGGTDDPPAISEAEVREITQQMEEGAVKPKVLFEAGESVKVIDGPFQDFNGVVEEVKPDKGKLRVLISIFGRATPVELDFIQVEKA
- the rplK gene encoding 50S ribosomal protein L11, translated to MAKKVIAEVKLQIPAGGANPSPPVGPALGQRGVNIMEFCKAFNAQTQAQAGLIIPVIITVYADRSFTFVTKTPPAAVLLKKAAGIEKGSGEPRRKMVGKVTREQVRDIAKLKMPDLAVNSLEAAERTIAGTARSIGLEIVD
- the rplL gene encoding 50S ribosomal protein L7/L12 translates to MNELIDTLSGLTILEVSQLVKSLEEKWGVSAAAPVAVAAVGGAAAAPGAAAPAAEKEEFNVILKSAGDKKIQVIKVVRELTGLGLKEAKDLVDGAPKTVKEGVAKAEAEDMKKKLEEAGGTVELQ
- the rplJ gene encoding 50S ribosomal protein L10; the protein is MISQSKPEIVKSLKERLERASVAVLTEPRGLTVSQVTKLRTKIRELSGEYKVAKNTLAIRAVQGTSFEGLAPLLEGPTALVFGYGDPIAVIKEIVEYSGQNAEKLSVKGAVLDGQLFARDDVAALAKLAGKDQLRAQLLGVLLAPASKLVRTLNEPGAALARLLAARAEKGAPAE
- the rplA gene encoding 50S ribosomal protein L1, producing MAKKHSKRHRNAVAKVDREKRYALADALKLALETDPAKFDETVELAVRLGVDPRQADQNVRGTTQLPHGTGKTVRVLVFAKGEKAREAQEAGADYVGADDLAAKITNENWLEFDSAIATPDMMGVVGKLGKVLGPRGLMPNPKVGTVTMDVAKAVRDIKAGKVEYRVEKAGIVHVPIGKRSFGAEKLLDNANAVLESLIRAKPAAAKGTYLRSIAVSTTMGPGIKVDPLSTKVAA
- the secE gene encoding preprotein translocase subunit SecE, whose product is MEQQSGGKQPQQGGLGQITTVVPRSIEFVKEAWQELKKVHWPTRKETYSATVIVIVAVVIVATFLGLVDFALSFAMQYIMGQE
- the rpmG gene encoding 50S ribosomal protein L33 gives rise to the protein MRDLVGLACDECKRKNYTTTRNKKRTTEKLSIQKYCPACRGHRLHKEVKV